The proteins below come from a single Mytilus edulis chromosome 5, xbMytEdul2.2, whole genome shotgun sequence genomic window:
- the LOC139524877 gene encoding atrial natriuretic peptide receptor 2-like has product MLLIITVLSLWSVMGEINLRGKGASFPGAVYKNWIPAYKRYRSPYISLNMDYDAVGSGTGKTAITDNIDIEYAGSDTLLSSADEANHPDLVTFPTMAGAVVLAFKLPGFDSKLNLTREVVVGIYNGTIRWWNDTLIQQSNPHFTFPYHRLIVLARADKSGTTSLFTEALSSFSPAWDNTYGIFSNGVSSVTGVHDNWEPDVITYFGKTSAGVSGILMSFDYSIGYLSTGSAEESSLQTAYLENRKGFFCQATAHNVQDSMDYFAQLNSDFTFSLHNADSETSYPIAGFTHFIAYKTSMSSCLSAREFIRYVHWFMTDPEQRQVCIAYGMAPLSTSMVARITEHVLKEFTCQGQSVWGMMTANIAAENEQPETWLVPVAVSIPLFIVVVLSFSSYICFQRIKFYRKINNDDWLIAIEDIIFYYDQKVLNSLKSKFISGKSIFSLNSSTQASDCPELIQQVLQWPGKWNCETVGLRLLQVQQLKKITRPMKAKMLIMKDKFFHNNVVRFFGLAELDSDHYIISEYCGKGQLIDLLQNEKFNMSKQLKLSISVDIASGMHYLHSKNIIHGNLKSTKCLIDSKWTVKICDWEYNTLILCQDENCNSLHSLRQNNRVEETKYAIKYQEFWVAPEIIRMEYKCNPSTASDVYSFAIILQEIYTREDPYSELADLMSPEDVVNAVVQIGGIRPRPNDDMPISVRQCMEIAWGHSPEDRPNFEQIMKMLKRSSPTTKSVLDSMMETIEEYTVLLEERIDEKTVEYNMTIQHLQHILNTYLPKPIINSLTNGKTIGVRRIGPVGFIYIDVRNFHYLTAGIKKINNKIKSIENFHSRLTGLAEEFSAFIYSISFDSVVFILGMDRAEKGANSIPFETANMCLQLNKIIKNKIRPKDLEFSICATFDVLHDKVLDKSGRYQIFGSALDKVTTIAKAAKNLHVFISLPLCAKIKAYDCFLVTEVIDSQFNGQNVFRLERRNETIIEEDIDILTLDEDDEHAGSVDSGLDVRITQLKDSVDDKV; this is encoded by the exons aGCTGTTGTCCTCGCCTTCAAATTACCAGGGTTCGATTCAAAGTTAAACCTTACAAGAGAGGTGGTTGTTGGTATCTACAATGGAACAATCCGATGGTGGAATGATACACTCATCCAGCAAAGTAATCCCCACTTTACTTTCCCGTATCATCGATTAATTGTCTTAGCAAGAGCTGATAAATCCGGAACCACTTCGCTGTTCACCGAAGCACTGTCTTCATTTAGTCCTGCATGGGATAATACCTATGGAATATTTTCAAATGGTGTAAGTTCGGTTACTGGAGTTCATGACAATTGGGAACCAGATGTAATAACTTATTTTGGTAAAACATCTGCTGGTGTTTCAGGAATTTTAATGTCTTTCGATTATTCAATTGGGTATTTATCAACTGGAAGTGCAGAAGAATCTAGTTTGCAAACAGCATATCTCGAAAACAGAAAGGGTTTCTTCTGTCAGGCAACTGCACATAATGTGCAAGACTCAATGGATTATTTTGCACAATTGaattcagattttacattttccTTACACAACGCAGATAGTGAAACGTCATATCCGATCGCTGGATTCACTCATTTCATTGCATACAAGACATCAATGTCAAGCTGTCTGTCTGCCAGAGAGTTCATACGATATGTACACTGGTTCATGACAGATCCCGAACAACGTCAGGTTTGTATTGCCTATGGTATGGCCCCACTGAGTACAAGTATGGTGGCCAGAATCACTGAACACGTGCTTAAGGAGTTTACGTGCCAAGGACAATCTGTTTGGGGTATGATGACAGCTAATATTGCAGCTGAGAATGAGCAGCCCGAGACGTGGCTAGTCCCTGTAGCTGTTTCTATTCCATTGTTTATTGTCGTTGTTCTTAGTTTTTCTAGTTATATATGCTTTCAAAgaatcaaattttatagaaaaatcaacaatgatgattggttgattgcTATTGaagatattatattttattatgacCAGAAGGTTCTGAATTCACTTAAGTCTAAGTTTATTAGCGGAAAGTCAATATTTTCTCTTAATTCTTCAACGCAGGCTTCAGACTGTCCAGAATTAATTCAACAAGTTTTGCAGTGGCCAGGAAAATGGAATTGCGAAACAGTAGGATTACGTTTATTACAAgtacaacaattaaaaaaaattactcgACCTATGAAGGCGAAAATGCTGATTATGAAAGATAAGTTTTTTCATAATAATGTTGTAAGATTCTTTGGATTGGCGGAGCTAGACTCTGATCATTATATTATCAGCGAATATTGTGGTAAAGGTCAGCTGATCGATCTTTTACAAAACGAGAAATTTAACATGAGTAAACAACTTAAATTGTCTATATCGGTCGACATTGCCAGTGGAATGCATTACTTACATTCTAAAAATATAATCCACGGCAATTTGAAGTCAACAAAGTGCCTTATTGATTCGAAGTGGACAGTTAAAATATGTGATTGGGAATACAATACTTTGATCCTATGTCAAGATGAAAATTGTAATTCTTTACACTCACTTCGCCAAAATAACCGTGTGGAGGAAACAAAATACGCAATCAAATATCAAGAGTTTTGGGTTGCGCCAGAGATAATCCGAATGGAATATAAATGCAACCCTTCAACTGCATCTGATGTGTATAGCTTCGCTATCATATTACAAGAGATTTACACACGAGAGGATCCTTATTCGGAACTGGCCGATTTAATGTCGCCGGAAGATGTAGTCAATGCCGTAGTTCAGATTGGCGGTATTCGACCGAGACCGAACGACGATATGCCTATCAGTGTTCGTCAGTGTATGGAGATCGCCTGGGGACATTCTCCGGAGGATAGACCCAACTTTGAACAGATAATGAAAATGCTAAAAAGATCTAGTCCCACTACTAAATCGGTTCTGGATTCTATGATGGAAACAATAGAGGAATACACGGTTCTTCTAGAGGAAAGAATTGACGAAAAGACAGTGGAGTATAATATGACAATACAACATTTACAACACATCTTAAATACATACCTCCCGAAACCAATAATAAATTCTCTGACAAATGGTAAAACAATAGGAGTTAGACGAATAGGACCCGTTGGTTTTATATACATTGACGTGAGAAATTTTCATTATCTAACTGCaggaataaagaaaataaataataagataaaaagTATAGAAAATTTTCATTCTAGATTAACGGGTCTAGCTGAGGAATTTTCGGCATTTATCTACAGTATTAGTTTTGACTCTGTTGTATTCATACTTGGCATGGATCGTGCTGAAAAGGGAGCTAACTCCATTCCATTTGAAACGGCAAATATGTGTCTTCaactaaacaaaattatcaaaaataaaatacgtCCGAAAGATTTGGAATTCTCAATATGTGCCACTTTTGATGTTTTACATGATAAAGTTTTAGATAAAAGTGGACGTTATCAGATTTTCGGAAGTGCATTAGACAAAGTGACTACCATTGCAAAAGCTGCCAAAAATTTACATGTTTTCATATCTCTACCTTTATGTGCTAAAATTAAAGCATATGATTGCTTTTTGGTGACTGAAGTTATCGATTCACAG TTTAATGGTCAAAATGTTTTTCGGCTAGAAAGACGAAATGAGACTATTATAGAGGAAGACATAGATATTTTGACTTTAGATGAAGACGATGAACATGCAGGGTCGGTGGATTCTGGACTAGATGTACGAATAACTCAACTAAAGGACAGTGTGGATGATAAAGTGTAG